A single region of the Candidatus Parcubacteria bacterium genome encodes:
- a CDS encoding GspE/PulE family protein: MHVEDSQLRQFLLDSDLVTRAEFDAAEKEGKEKGRQTADILVSSGKISEDDLRRVNAYILGVPFVNLKGTKIPADTLALIPEPIARTHNIAAYSRTERGLEVAMLDVQDLSAIDFLKKKLDLKILPRLTDAESIKVALLQYQKSLKAEFGDLIGKEAAALKTYQDGFTGEESDGRGIPSDLKKLAEDLPVVRIVDSLLKHAIVQSASDIHIEPLEKEVLVRYRIDGLLRDAMSLPRDAAASIAARIKVLASLKIDEKRLPQDGRFKLELEGDKVSVRVSILPTYFGEKIVMRLLREGHHGFTLDALGFEGRALEQIHKALKLSSGMILATGPTGSGKTTTLYTLLDMLNTPDVNISTIEDPIEYQMPRINQTQVRPDIGLTFGNGLRSLVRQDPDILMVGEIRDEETAALSVNAALTGHLVLSTLHTNSASGAVPRLVDLKIEPFLLSSTLSVIIAQRLVRTLCSDKESHILSKEELAELGEKADLKAVLAHLKEEKIVPPEATWEKIPFYRPKMSAECEDGYKGRIGIHEVLPVTPSLREKIAGGASGDIIEKEARAAGMLTMLEEGIVKAARGVTSIEEVLRAVTTE, from the coding sequence ATGCACGTTGAGGATTCACAACTGCGGCAGTTCTTGCTCGACTCTGATCTGGTCACGCGTGCGGAGTTTGATGCAGCAGAAAAAGAGGGGAAGGAGAAAGGTCGGCAGACCGCCGATATCTTGGTCAGTAGCGGCAAGATCTCCGAAGACGACCTCCGTCGGGTGAACGCGTACATCCTAGGCGTACCCTTTGTGAACCTGAAGGGGACGAAGATTCCTGCGGATACGCTCGCGCTCATCCCCGAGCCGATCGCTCGCACCCACAATATCGCCGCTTACAGCCGTACCGAGAGGGGGTTAGAGGTAGCCATGCTCGATGTGCAGGATCTCTCTGCGATCGATTTTCTCAAGAAGAAGCTTGATCTAAAGATTCTGCCGCGCCTCACCGACGCAGAGTCCATCAAGGTAGCACTCCTCCAGTACCAGAAGAGCCTCAAAGCGGAGTTCGGCGACCTCATCGGCAAGGAAGCAGCCGCGCTCAAGACGTATCAGGATGGCTTCACTGGAGAAGAGAGCGATGGTAGAGGTATTCCAAGTGACCTAAAGAAGCTTGCGGAAGACTTGCCCGTGGTGCGCATCGTGGATTCGCTCCTCAAGCATGCCATCGTGCAGAGCGCCTCGGATATACATATAGAGCCTCTGGAGAAGGAGGTGCTGGTGCGCTACCGCATCGACGGTCTGCTGCGGGACGCCATGTCGCTCCCGCGCGATGCTGCTGCGAGCATCGCGGCGCGCATTAAGGTGCTCGCTTCTCTCAAGATAGATGAGAAGCGTCTGCCGCAGGACGGGCGCTTCAAGCTAGAACTCGAGGGGGACAAGGTCTCCGTGCGTGTTTCCATTCTTCCCACATATTTCGGCGAAAAGATTGTCATGCGCCTTCTACGCGAGGGCCATCATGGCTTCACGCTGGACGCTCTGGGCTTCGAGGGTCGTGCGCTTGAGCAGATACATAAGGCGCTCAAGCTCTCCTCTGGGATGATATTAGCGACCGGGCCTACAGGAAGCGGCAAGACCACTACTCTCTATACGCTCCTCGACATGCTGAATACGCCGGACGTGAACATCTCCACCATCGAGGACCCCATCGAATACCAGATGCCGCGCATCAACCAGACGCAGGTGCGTCCGGATATTGGACTTACCTTCGGGAACGGGCTCCGCTCTCTAGTGCGTCAAGACCCGGACATCCTCATGGTAGGAGAGATCCGTGACGAGGAGACGGCGGCGCTCTCGGTGAATGCAGCGCTCACCGGACACTTGGTCCTCTCTACGTTGCACACCAATTCCGCTTCCGGTGCTGTTCCTCGTCTCGTCGATCTCAAGATCGAGCCCTTCCTACTCTCCTCGACTCTCTCGGTGATCATCGCACAGCGCCTGGTGCGCACGCTCTGCTCTGATAAGGAGAGTCATATCTTGAGTAAGGAGGAACTCGCGGAGCTTGGAGAGAAGGCAGACCTCAAGGCAGTGCTCGCACACCTCAAGGAAGAGAAGATTGTTCCGCCGGAGGCTACCTGGGAGAAAATCCCATTCTATCGCCCTAAGATGTCCGCCGAGTGCGAAGATGGCTACAAGGGCCGCATCGGCATCCATGAAGTGCTTCCAGTCACGCCGTCTCTGCGTGAGAAAATCGCGGGAGGAGCCTCGGGCGACATCATCGAGAAAGAAGCACGGGCTGCTGGCATGCTCACCATGCTCGAGGAGGGGATAGTGAAGGCGGCGCGCGGCGTCACTTCCATCGAAGAGGTCCTCCGTGCGGTAACCACTGAGTAG
- the nusA gene encoding transcription termination factor NusA: MFDLKVINSVLTELEEERGIPRAKVIEAIESALATAYKKEYGKKGQIVRAVFDLQTGGVNFNQVKVVVDDTRVKMESAEEEEEAEIIPGAPIDDRVRYNPEHHILIEDAKRIKKDVELDEEIVFPLETKADFGRISAQTAKQVIIQKIREAEKVSVVSEYGKREGEIVTGSVQRMERGAIYVDLGRTQGILSYEEQIPGEHYRQGERIRAYLYSVEESPRGVFLKLSRSHPRFLAKLFEQEAPEVANGTVEVKGIAREAGSRSKIAVASNNSHVDPVGSLVGQRGVRVSTVMSELGGEKIDVIDWSEDPKKFIEEALSPAKILSIDIDAENHSAKVTVTEDQQSLAIGKGGQNARLAAKLTGWRIDIASARPEVSAAEAVAEKTEPVAEEKAAESTESSS, translated from the coding sequence ATGTTCGACCTTAAAGTCATCAATTCCGTCCTTACCGAGCTTGAAGAGGAGCGCGGTATTCCTCGCGCCAAGGTAATCGAGGCCATCGAGTCCGCTCTCGCCACCGCCTATAAGAAGGAGTACGGCAAGAAGGGCCAGATCGTACGCGCCGTCTTCGACCTCCAGACCGGCGGCGTCAATTTCAATCAGGTGAAGGTGGTGGTGGACGACACCCGCGTAAAGATGGAGAGCGCCGAGGAGGAAGAGGAGGCTGAGATCATCCCGGGAGCCCCCATCGACGACCGCGTACGCTACAACCCCGAGCACCACATCCTCATCGAAGACGCCAAGCGCATAAAGAAGGATGTGGAGCTTGATGAGGAGATCGTCTTTCCGCTCGAAACCAAGGCTGACTTCGGCCGCATCTCTGCTCAGACTGCCAAACAGGTCATCATCCAGAAGATCCGCGAGGCTGAGAAGGTCTCCGTGGTATCCGAGTACGGCAAGCGCGAAGGCGAGATCGTCACGGGTTCCGTGCAGCGTATGGAGCGCGGCGCCATCTACGTGGATCTCGGCCGCACCCAGGGCATCCTCTCCTATGAGGAGCAGATCCCCGGTGAGCACTACCGCCAAGGCGAGCGCATTCGTGCCTACCTCTACTCCGTAGAAGAGAGCCCGCGCGGCGTCTTCCTCAAGCTCTCCCGCTCGCACCCGCGCTTCCTCGCCAAGCTCTTCGAGCAGGAGGCACCGGAGGTTGCCAATGGCACCGTGGAAGTGAAGGGTATCGCTCGCGAAGCAGGCTCCCGCTCCAAGATCGCAGTGGCTTCTAACAACTCTCACGTGGACCCAGTGGGTTCCCTCGTCGGTCAGCGCGGTGTACGTGTCTCTACCGTCATGAGCGAGCTCGGAGGTGAAAAGATCGACGTGATAGACTGGTCCGAGGATCCGAAGAAATTCATAGAAGAGGCGCTCTCTCCGGCGAAGATCCTCTCCATCGACATCGATGCCGAGAATCACAGCGCCAAAGTGACCGTGACCGAGGACCAGCAGTCGCTCGCCATCGGTAAGGGCGGACAGAATGCCCGCCTCGCTGCCAAGCTCACTGGCTGGCGCATCGATATAGCCTCTGCTCGCCCAGAAGTATCTGCAGCAGAAGCAGTAGCTGAAAAAACAGAGCCTGTAGCAGAAGAAAAAGCTGCGGAATCTACCGAATCTTCCTCTTAA
- a CDS encoding inorganic diphosphatase, with product MNLWHDIAPGTKDEMNVIIEIPRGSKNKYEIDKETGMIALDRVMHTAQDYPVDYGFVPQTLWDDGDALDVMVLTTYPLQSGILVRVRPVAIMGMVDGGEADDKVIAVPVDDPRWKEVGDLADINKHTLKEIEHFFSTYKKIQNKVVEITGFKGKQEAEAAFIRSQELYKEKFNK from the coding sequence ATGAATCTCTGGCACGATATCGCCCCAGGTACCAAGGACGAGATGAATGTCATCATCGAAATACCTCGCGGCTCCAAGAACAAGTACGAGATCGACAAGGAGACGGGCATGATTGCACTTGATCGCGTGATGCATACGGCGCAAGACTATCCCGTCGACTACGGTTTCGTCCCCCAGACCCTCTGGGATGACGGCGACGCTCTCGACGTCATGGTACTCACCACCTACCCCCTCCAATCCGGTATCCTGGTGCGCGTCCGCCCAGTAGCAATCATGGGTATGGTCGACGGTGGCGAAGCAGATGACAAAGTCATCGCTGTGCCTGTCGACGATCCACGCTGGAAAGAAGTAGGAGATCTTGCCGATATCAACAAGCACACCCTCAAGGAGATCGAGCACTTCTTCTCTACCTACAAGAAGATACAGAACAAAGTGGTGGAAATAACTGGCTTCAAGGGCAAGCAGGAAGCCGAAGCTGCTTTCATCCGCTCTCAAGAGCTCTACAAAGAGAAGTTCAATAAGTAA
- the clpP gene encoding ATP-dependent Clp endopeptidase proteolytic subunit ClpP, which produces MYLVPTVLEKSQFGERAYDIYSRLLKDRIIFLGGPIDDDTANLVIAQLLFLESEDAKKDIYIYVNSPGGQVTSGLAILDTMNYIKPDVSTVCVGIAASAAAVILSAGAKGKRFALPNSEVMIHQPWGGVQGQATDIEITAKHILKTREKLNKILAKNTGKPVAQIEKDVERDYYMSADEAKKYGIIDEIHKVSN; this is translated from the coding sequence ATGTACCTAGTCCCTACAGTCTTGGAGAAATCGCAGTTCGGCGAACGCGCGTACGACATCTACTCGCGCCTCCTCAAGGATCGCATCATCTTCCTCGGCGGTCCCATCGATGACGACACTGCCAACCTGGTCATCGCCCAGCTCCTCTTCCTCGAATCCGAGGACGCTAAGAAGGACATCTATATCTACGTGAACTCCCCTGGCGGACAGGTCACTTCCGGCCTCGCCATTCTCGACACCATGAATTACATCAAGCCGGATGTATCTACCGTCTGCGTGGGTATCGCGGCTTCCGCCGCCGCCGTCATCCTCTCCGCTGGTGCCAAAGGCAAGCGCTTTGCTCTCCCCAACTCCGAAGTCATGATCCACCAGCCATGGGGCGGCGTGCAGGGTCAGGCTACTGATATAGAAATCACCGCCAAGCACATCCTCAAGACCCGCGAGAAGCTCAACAAGATCCTCGCCAAGAACACCGGAAAGCCCGTTGCCCAGATCGAGAAGGATGTAGAGCGCGATTACTACATGTCTGCGGATGAAGCCAAGAAATACGGCATCATCGACGAGATACACAAGGTGAGCAACTAA